In Helianthus annuus cultivar XRQ/B chromosome 3, HanXRQr2.0-SUNRISE, whole genome shotgun sequence, a single window of DNA contains:
- the LOC110932103 gene encoding casein kinase 1 isoform X2, producing MWGLAETSVMLYSVHPRRCWVTQALGFLPPDPTLISALQKSDVKSLIWESVKTKHPQLHYEAKLYMLLQGGTGIPHLKWIGVEGEYNAMVIDLLGPSLEELFNCCNRKFTLKTVFMLADQLS from the exons ATGTGGGGACTAGCGGAGACGTCGGTGATGTTATACAGTGTACACCCTCGACGGTGTTGGGTTACGCAGGCGCTAGGTTTCCTTCCTCCAGATCCTACCCTAATTTCTGCCCTGCAAAAATCGGATGTGAAAAGTCTAATTTGG gaatCTGTTAAAACCAAACACCCACAGCTTCACTATGAGGCCAAGTTGTACATGCTACTTCAAGGAGGAA CTGGTATTCCCCACCTTAAATGGATTGGAGTTGAAGGAGAATACAATGCTATGGTTATCGATCTACTTGGACCAAGTTTAGAAGAATTATTTAATTGCTGTAACCGGAAATTCACTTTAAAAACGGTTTTCATGCTTGCCGATCAGTTG AGTTGA
- the LOC110932103 gene encoding casein kinase 1 isoform X1 — protein MSHYVGTSGDVGDVIQCTPSTVLGYAGARFPSSRSYPNFCPAKIGCEKSNLGVNLQSKEEVAVKLESVKTKHPQLHYEAKLYMLLQGGTGIPHLKWIGVEGEYNAMVIDLLGPSLEELFNCCNRKFTLKTVFMLADQLS, from the exons ATGAGTCACTATGTGGGGACTAGCGGAGACGTCGGTGATGTTATACAGTGTACACCCTCGACGGTGTTGGGTTACGCAGGCGCTAGGTTTCCTTCCTCCAGATCCTACCCTAATTTCTGCCCTGCAAAAATCGGATGTGAAAAGTCTAATTTGG GAGTAAATCTTCAAAGTAAGGAAGAAGTTGCTGTTAAGTTG gaatCTGTTAAAACCAAACACCCACAGCTTCACTATGAGGCCAAGTTGTACATGCTACTTCAAGGAGGAA CTGGTATTCCCCACCTTAAATGGATTGGAGTTGAAGGAGAATACAATGCTATGGTTATCGATCTACTTGGACCAAGTTTAGAAGAATTATTTAATTGCTGTAACCGGAAATTCACTTTAAAAACGGTTTTCATGCTTGCCGATCAGTTG AGTTGA